A stretch of Penaeus vannamei isolate JL-2024 chromosome 18, ASM4276789v1, whole genome shotgun sequence DNA encodes these proteins:
- the LOC113807715 gene encoding juvenile hormone esterase, which produces MEILYALVALAALSAGVSAAPVVSLPDGRVSGVNERSAKGRDFFAYYGIPYAKPPLDKLKLKDPVRADKWVGTRDGSKMPPPCVQVPVDHVLLGLPITLDDIVGEEDCLYLNVFTPKKKKPDEKLPVMVYIHGGAFFVGGAHEYLPHVLMNHDIVLVVIQYRLGTLGFMSTEDMVMPGNFGMKDQVMALRWVQENIHSFGGDADRVTIFGESAGGASVHLHVLSPMSKGLFARAILQSGSALAPWAVGEKFRQGAFLTSRVVRCPKCILTKDVTFCMQLTDGKEVASAVKNFTEWFIFPVRMVPRVDGDFLPDEPATLMRRGKYNRVDIMAGVTRDEGGMVTYPLFSGESMVRALEENFTHFGPVSLGFQDEEDPVALATRVYKHYLGDIVFDEQHSDQLTRAYSDVHFNLPHDLTSQIFARDPGTKIYRYELKHRSQLSFGDIYDMSLGKNWITHADDLYYLFRGGPLFAPDSPPDRPGDLQDEDDLRLRDIITAMWTNFAATGNPTPDDSLGFTWEAATESNFRHLALKPSPEMEDDQRQEIRRFLTSLPTRVNRLLRPDRIPQEEDDPTTRATQDEL; this is translated from the exons ATGGAGATCCTGTACGCCCTCGTGGCTTTGGCAGCGCTGTCAGCAGGTGTCAGCGCCGCCCCCGTGGTGTCGCTGCCCGACGGCCGTGTGTCTGGCGTGAACGAGCGGTCGGCGAAAGGACGGGATTTTTTCGCGTATTACGGCATTCCTTACGCCAAGCCTCCTCTGGACAAGCTCAAGCTCAAG GATCCCGTGCGGGCGGACAAGTGGGTGGGCACGAGGGACGGGTCCAAGATGCCCCCGCCCTGTGTCCAAGTGCCCGTCGACCACGTGCTCCTGGGCCTCCCTATCACGCTCGACGACATTGTGGGAGAAGAGGACTGTCTCTATCTCAACGTCTTCACGCCTAAG AAGAAGAAACCCGACGAAAAGCTTCCGGTGATGGTGTACATCCACGGCGGCGCCTTCTTCGTCGGCGGCGCCCACGAGTACCTGCCGCACGTCCTCATGAACCACGACATAGTGCTGGTTGTGATCCAATACAGACTGGGAACTCTAG GTTTCATGTCGACGGAGGACATGGTCATGCCTGGCAACTTCGGCATGAAGGACCAGGTCATGGCCCTCCGCTGGGTGCAGGAGAACATCCACAGCTTCGGGGGCGACGCCGACAGGGTCACCATCTTCGGGGAGAGCGCGGGCGGCGCCTCCGTCCACCTCCACGTGCTGTCGCCCATGTCCAAAG gcTTGTTCGCCCGCGCCATCCTGCAGTCGGGGTCGGCTCTCGCTCCGTGGGCAGTGGGCGAGAAGTTCCGCCAGGGGGCCTTCCTCACCAGCCGCGTCGTCCGCTGCCCCAAGTGCATCCTCACGAAGGACGTCACCTTCTGCATGCAGCTCACCGACGGCAAGGAAGTGGCGTCGGCCGTGAAGAACTTCACG GAGTGGTTCATCTTCCCCGTGCGGATGGTCCCCCGCGTGGACGGCGACTTCCTCCCCGACGAGCCAGCGACCCTCATGCGGCGAGGGAAGTACAACCGCGTCGACATCATGGCCGGAGTCACGAGGGACGAAGGGGGGATGGTTACCTATC CTCTGTTCTCGGGAGAAAGCATGGTGCGCGCCCTCGAGGAGAACTTCACCCACTTCGGCCCCGTCAGCTTAGGCTTCCAGGATGAGGAGGACCCCGTCGCTCTGGCCACGAGGGTATACAAGCACTACTTGGGGGACATTGTGTTCGACGAACAGCATAGTGACCAGCTGACTCGG GCCTACAGCGACGTGCATTTCAACCTGCCACACGACCTCACCTCCCAGATCTTCGCTAGAGACCCTGGCACCAAAATCTACCGCTACGAGCTAAAACACCGATCGCAACTCTCCTTCGGTGACATCTACGACATGTCTTTAGGGAAAAACT GGATCACCCACGCCGATGACCTGTACTACCTGTTCCGAGGCGGCCCCCTCTTCGCGCCCGACTCCCCCCCCGACAGGCCGGGGGACCTCCAGGACGAGGACGACCTCAGGCTCAGGGACATCATCACCGCCATGTGGACCAACTTCGCCGCCACGGG GAACCCGACGCCCGACGACTCCCTGGGCTTCACGTGGGAGGCGGCGACGGAGAGCAACTTCCGGCACCTCGCCCTCAAGCCCTCGCCCGAGATGGAGGACGACCAGCGGCAGGAG